From the genome of Acidihalobacter aeolianus:
ATCAGCCGGACGAAAGCAGCTTCAGCATCGGACTCAAGCTCAACATCCCGCTAGATCTCAGTTATTCGGCCGCCTATCAGATGCAACAGAACCGTGCGCTAATGCAAGAAGCGCAGGCACAGGTGCGCGTAACCGCAAACGCCGTTCAACTGTCCGTCTGGGAGAACTACGCGCGCTGGCGCGGCGCCGTGCGCGCCTATAAGGCCGCGCGTCAGCAGGTTGCCAGCGCACGCAAGGCCGTGGACGGCATTCGGACCGAATACCGTATCGGACTGGCGAGCATGCTCGATTTGGTAACGGCGGAACAGAACCTCATCTCGGCGCGTATCGTACTGGTCGAGGTCATGAACGAGGTTGCCGTCGATCGGGCGCAGCTGTACCGCAATGTCGGATTCAATCCTATACCCAGCCGTTGAATTAAATATCGATAAAGCACAACCTCAAAGCGTTCAAGTTGGCGTGATTTTACTGTAATAGTTAAACGCATGAACCTCGAGGTTAAAATTCAACCAAAAATCATGAGCCAATATGCTCGGTAGCTCACTAAGAATAACAAGTTTGAGCGCAAGGCAACGCTGAACGTTTGGCACAACATGGCCGCCCACGTTGTCAATAAATCCAGCCTTTGATCTCCCTGATATGGAGAGATCATGGCTGATCTATTTTGGCCAAAATAGCCTTAATCATATTACATATTCCAGTAGTTTATTAATTCGTGCCGTTGATGTGATTTGTAGTTCTCGTATATTCATTCCTGATGACTCTGATCCTGATTTCGGGCGTGAATCAGTTTTTCTGCTTTTCGATTGACATAGCGACGTGCCCGGCCCGATTTGTTCGACGCATCTTTGCGCCTCACCCCTCCGGGGCTTACGCGATTGTTGTTCACGACGATTTTTTCTTTATTCGCGTAAAGAAATGGACGAAAGAAACGCGCCCGAAACGTCTTGTCCCTTCGGGCAGACCTCGCCCGCACGCGTCGCCGAGGGGCACAGCAGGCATTAGCCGTCCGGGCGAAGCTGCTCGGGCGGCGTCCTGCCGCCCGACCCCACGTCGGCGCGCACGGACGTGGCAAGGCGTAACGGGAAATAAAAAGCATAGGCGTAGCCGTTCGCGTCAGCCCCGTAGGGGTAAGGCGCAGGGATACGCCGTACAAAGTCACTTGCACGCCCGCACCGAAACTAGTCAAGAACGCCATTGCTCAAGGCGTGTGAAATAGACCCGCTGCTTCCTACTAACTGCGCGGGAAGCGCTTACGGCGTGTGAAACTATCGAGCTATTACCGCTCCCCCTGGTCAGCTCCGTCATGCAGGCCGATACACTGTTTGCAGGCGCGCTTGCCGACAACATCGCTTTGGCCAATCCAGAGGCGAGCCTCGACGACATCGTCGCCGCCAGTCGTGCGGCCGCCGTGCACGACGAGATCGCCGCACTGCCCATGGGCTATCAGAGCTTGGTTGGCGATATGGGCTCCGTGCTCTCGGGCGGGCAGCAGCAGCGCGTGCTGTTGGCGCGTGCGCTCCTGGCAAAGCCCCGCGTATTGGTGCTCGACGAGGCGACCAGTCATCTCGACAGCCTGCGCGAGCGCCAAGTGAACGACAACCTTCGTGCGCTGGGTATAACCCGCGTGGTGATCGCACACCGCTGGGAAAGCATCGTGCAGTGCGACCGCATCATGCGTCTGAGTGGCGGGCGCCTGGAAGAGGTTTCACGCCAAGTGCTCGAAGGGAGTCTGCTGCGTCAGTCCGATGCGGAGCCTGTCTGAGTTGGGAAGTAAAAGGTGGGGAGGCGTCCAGTCAGAACGGATCTGTATCCCCTAAAGTTAGCAAGCTCTTACTGGCGCATGCCCATCCCACGACAAAACGGTTAATGCGCATATCAAATTTGTAATTTTAATTACTTATACATGAAACAAATTGCATGGATTAGGATCAATCAGTACTAATAACTAGTTCGTCAGCCAATAAATAGCGAATCTCGGCATTGAAAGTTCTTGCATTAAGCGAGAAGCTCGCGGGAAGCGTTCCCGTGATTGTGAGACCAGCGAGGGATGGAATCATGCGTGAATTGACTTTGGGCGAAATGCAGTTCGTAAGCGGTGGGAGCAGCAATACAAGAAATCAGAACGGTGTTAACTTGGGTGACGTAGCTTTAGGCGCGGGATATTTCGCCCTTGGTGCAGTCGAGTCCTATATGGCCGTGGATACCTTCGGTTTGACACTACCTGGTGCGGGCGCAGCTTTCGCCCACAGCTATGCGGCATTCCAAGCCGCTGATCTTTAAAAGCCCCCCCCCCCCCCAGCCTAAAGCTGGGGGGGGGCTGATTTATTCGATTCAGCTAAATGCGTCCCAATGATAACCATCATGCTGCATTATTGGAACGTAGTTTCCAGATTTGATCAGCGATTCAATTGTCTATTTTAGTCTTCATGACTGAGGGTCT
Proteins encoded in this window:
- a CDS encoding ATP-binding cassette domain-containing protein, whose protein sequence is MQADTLFAGALADNIALANPEASLDDIVAASRAAAVHDEIAALPMGYQSLVGDMGSVLSGGQQQRVLLARALLAKPRVLVLDEATSHLDSLRERQVNDNLRALGITRVVIAHRWESIVQCDRIMRLSGGRLEEVSRQVLEGSLLRQSDAEPV